GGGTGAGGGCCAGCACCACCACCCCGACGGGCACGTTGACCAGGAACACCGCACGCCATCCGGCCGCCCCGACCAGGGCGCCCCCGGCGATCGGGCCGGCCGCGACGGCGGCACCGCTGACCGCGGCCCACACCGAGACGGCGCGTGCCCGCGCGGCGGGCTCCGGGTACAGCCGGCCGATCATCGCCATGGAGGCGGGTACGCACGCCGCGGCGGCGGCGCCCGAGAGCGCCCGGAGCACCAGCAGGGCGGCAAGGCCGGGGGCGACGGAGCTGAGCAGGGACGCGAGGACGAACACCGCGACGCCGCCCCGGAAGAGCCGCTCGGCACCGTACTTGTCGGCCGCCGCCCCCGCCGGGAGCAGCAGCGCCGCGAAGGCCACGGTGTAGCCGGTGACCGCCCATTGGAGTCCGGCCGTCGAAGTGGCCAGGGAGGAGGCGAGATCGGGTTCGGCGACCGACAGCACCGTGGTGTCGAGGAGCACCATGAAATAGCCCAGCGAGATGCCGGTGAGCGCGAGGGCACGCCATCTCCTCGGCAGGGAACGGCCCTGTGAATCGGGCAGGTTGACGACAGCCATGAGGGGACGGCCTCCAGGGGGGTCGGGGCGGGACGGCTCACTCTGGCCGCTCCGGCGCGGGCGCTCCACCGGCTGCCCCGCACACCGCGTTCGGAATTTCCGAACGCTCCGCCGGGTTCTCCTCCGACATGGAGTTACGCCAACTCAGGTCCTTCGCCGCCGTCGTGGAGCACCGGACGGTGACCGGCGCGGCCGTCGCGCTCGGGCTGGCCCCCTCGTCGGTCTCGCAGCAGATCCGCACCCTCGAAACGGCCCTCGGGGTCACCCTGTTCGTCCGGGGCCCCGGAGGGATGGAGCTGACCCCCGCGGGGCAGCGGATGCGCGGCTGGGCGCGTTCCCTGCTCGACACCGCCGAACAGGCCGTCCACGACGTCAGGACCGGGCGCCGGAACCTGCGGCTCGGCGCGCTGGAGACCCTGGCCGGCTCGCACGTCCCACTGATCCTCACCCGGCTGGCCGAGCGGCGGCCCGGCCTCGACGTCGATGTGCGCTCCGACCGCACCCGCGAGGGGCTGTTCGCCGACGTGGTGGCGGGGCGCCTCGACGCGGCCCTGCTCCTGGACTCGGGCGAGGAGATCGGCGCACTGGGGTTCCCCCCGCCCGCCGAACCCCTGGCCTTCGTCGATCTCGACCCGGTCCCGCTCGTCCTGGTCTCGGCGCCCGGGCACCCGCTGGCCGGCCGGACGGCGCTGACCCCGGCGGACCTCGACGGCGTACGGCTGCTGGTCAACGTTCCCGAGTGCTCCTTCTGGATGGCCGGGGAGCGGGCTCTCGGCGCCGGGCCCGAGCGGATCCGGGCAGGCGGGGTCCCCGTGATGCGCGCCTGGGCCGAACACGGCCTCGGGATCTCGCTGCTGCCCCGCTTCGCGGTCGCCGACAGCCTCCGGACCGGCGTCCTGGTCCCCCTCGGCCTGCCCCTCCCCGACCTCTGCCTGCGTCTCGTCTGGCGCGCGGACCGCGAGTCGGCCCTGCCGGGCCTGCGCGAGACCCTCTACGCCGCAGCCGGCCCGTACCCGGACGCGCGGCCCGGGCACCCGTGACCGCCCCGCGCCTCTGGCCGCCCCGCACCCGTGGCGGGCGCGCGCCCGTGACCGCCCCGCGCCCCTGGCCGCCCCGCGCCCGTGACCGCCCCGCACCCGTGGCGGGCGCGCGCCGGTCGCCCACCGCGCACCGCGGCAGGAGAGTGGAGGCATGGGTGCCCGAGCGCGCGAGACGCGTGATCCGTTCGAAGCCGAGGGGGCCGCGGCCCGGCAGGCCATGGTGCGGCTCATCGTGGCCGGCGGCGGGCTGCGCGACCTCGGCTGGCGCGCGGCCTTCGAGGACGTGCCGCGCCACCTGTTCGTGCCGTACTACTACGAGGGCGGGCTCCTCGGCGCCGTGCGCCTGTGGTGCGAGGACGCCGACCCCGTACGCCGCGAGCAGTGGCTGCGCGGGGCGTACGCGGACGGGCCGCTGGCCACCCGGATGAAGGACGGCGAGCTCGTCTCCTCCAGCAGCCAGCCCTCCCTGATGGCGCTCATGCTCGACGAACTCGACGTGCGCGACGGCCAGACCGTGCTGGAGATCGGCGCGGGCACCGGCTACAACGCGGCCCTGCTCGCCCACCGGCTCGGTGACCGGGCGGTCACCACCGTCGATCTCGACCCGGAGATCACCGAGTCCGCCCGCCGCCACCTTGCCGCAGCCGGATACCGCCCCACCGTCGTCACCGGCGACGGGGCGCGCGGCTGCCCCGGACGGAGCCCGTACGACCGGATCATCGCGACCTGCACCCTGCCGCTGATCCCCGAGGACTGGCTCGCCCAGTGCGCCCCGGACGCACGCGTCCTGGCCCCCTTCGCCACCGGCCTGATCTCGCTCCGGGTACGGGATTCGGCGGGCGGACGCCGGGCGGAGGGGCACTTCCTGCACACCCCGGCGTTCTTCGTACCGCTGCGAGGGACACCGGAGCGGACCGGGGGGCCGGCCCGGCGGATGACGGGGAACGACCTCTTCTCGTTCCTGCTCACGCTGGCGGGCGGCTCGCTCGGTGCGGACGAGGCGATGAACCTCTGGGAGGGGGAGGGACGCCCCGGCCGGGAGCGCTTCGGCCTGACCGTCGACCGGGATCGCCAGTGGGCCTGGCTCGACGACCCCGAGGGCCCGTACGTATGGCCCCTCACCGGCCACCAGGGGCGGTGAGGGGCCATGACGGCGTCAGGCCGCGTCCGACGGCGGAATCAGCCCCGGCGGACCGTGATCGTCGTCCACGCGCCGACATGCACCTGGTCGCCGTCCTGGAGCGGAACCGGCACGTAGGGCTGGATCGGGTCCTCGGCACCGTTGAGCGTGGTGCCGTTGGTGGAGTTCTGGTCCACCACCGCCCAGCCCCCGTCCGGCTGCTTCACCAGGATCGCGTGCTGGTGCGAGACGCCCGGGTCCTCCGGCGGCACCGACAGGTCGATGTCGGGCGACTCGCCGGTGCTGTGCCGGCGGCGTCCGATGGTGACCTGGCTGCCCGCGAGTTCGAGGTGCTGCTCGGGGGAGTACGCGGGCAGGTTCAGCCCGGTCGCCTCCGGGCCGCTGCGCTGCATCATCGCCAGGAAGTAGTCACGGTCGGGCGCGATCACCGCGGTCCAGGTGGCGGCCCGCTGAGGCTCCTGCCCACCGGGACCCGCCTGCCCACCGGGACCGCCCTGCGCTCCGGGGCCGCCGGGACCCGCCTGGGCGCCCGGGAAGCCGCCCTGGCCGGGGAAGGGCGGCGAGAAGGCCACCTGCTGCGGACTCTGCTGCTGGAAGGGGTGCGGCGGCTGCTGGTGCGCGGGCGCGTGCGGCGCCTGCGTCCGGCCCTGGGCCTGCGAGGGCGGCGGCAGCATCCAGTCGTCCGCCTCCGGCGGGGAGGACGGACCGGGCGCGGGCGGCGCGCTCTGCTGGAACGCCTGCGGCGGGCTCTGCTGGTACGCGGCCGGCGGTCCCTGCTGGAACGCGGCAGGCGGCGGCCCCTGCTGTCCCGGCTGGCCCGGCTGGTTCTGCGGGAAGGACTGCTGCCCGGGGTGGCCGGGGTGGCCGGGCTGCCCGGGGAACTGGGGCTGTCCAGCCTGCGGGAACGGCGACTGCTGCTCCTGCGGACCCGGCCGGCCCTGCTGCGCCTGGGGGAAGGCCGGGGGCTGCTGGTTCTGCTGGAAGGCGCTCGGCGGCGCCTGCCGGCCGTCGCGGTCCGGCACGAGCGGCTCCGCCGGGCGGTTCAGCTGCGAGGGACGCGAGCCCTGGTACTCGAAGGGGTCACGCGGCTGCGGGGGCTGCGGGCCCGGAGCGTGCGGAGCCGGGGGTGCCTGCCGGGGGCCGGGCTGCGCCTGGAAGCCGGGCGGCAGATTGAGGCCGGGCGCCTGCCCGCCACCGGCGCCGGGCTGCGGAGCCAGCGGGGTGTACGAGGTCGCCGTGTTGGTGAGGAAGTTCCACCGGCACTCCTCGCAGAACGGCCCACCGGGCTCGCGCGGGGTACGGCACTGCGGGCAGAGCTCGACTCCGGCCGTCGGCTGTCCACCGGGGCCGGGGCCCTGCGGATATCCGTATCCGGGCGCGGGCGGCGGAGGCGGGGGCGGAGGGACCGCACCGGGCGTACCGGCTCCGGTCATGCGATGTCCGCAGACCTCGCACCAGTCCTCGGAACCCGACTGGTGTCCGTTCGGGCAGGTCGGCATGTCGGCGCTTCCCCCTCTCCTCGTCCGGCCCGGGGGCCGTCATGCTGGTCGATCGCCGTACGCGCGGCGGGGCGGAGGGCCCGCCCTCGGCCGTGCGGACGACTCTGTCGCTCGGCTTCGTCTGTGTCGTTCTCTTGCTACTTCTTGACGCGAACGGTCTTGGTGGAGCGCGTTTCGAGGGTCATCTCGTCCGCTTCCGCAACCTTCGCTTTCAGTCGCACAGTACCCGTCGCGGCGTCGACCACGTCGACCACCTTCGAAAGCAGCTTCGCGGTGTCCTCGTTGCCGGAGACCGTCGCGAGCTGCACCGCCCGGCCCAGTTTCGCGGTCGCTCCGTCCAGGTCGCCGGCCTTGCGGGCGTCGAGTCCCTGCTGGATCACCCGGGCCAGCTCGGCCTGGCCCGTATAGTGCGCGACCTGCGGATTCATCGCCGTGGACGCCACCAGGTCGTCCGTCCACACCGCCCGCACCAGCCCCTGCGAGAGGGTCTGCGGAGCGCCACCGCCCGGGGGCGCGGGGAGGACCAGGGAGACGCGCGCCGCCAGCATCTCCTGGCCGAGCCGGGCCTCGGGAACCCTGACGCACACGTGATAATCGCGGGATTCGTCACCCCAGGAGCCGGTCGGATAGTCCCCGGCACGCGGTCCCGCCTGTGTCCGGCGCCCGGTCAGATCGGCGACCGCCGGAGCGACCTGCTTCACGAAGAGGATCTCGGTGTCCACCGGCGTCCAGAGTCGCAGCGCCACGTCCGCGACCTCCTTGCCCATGGCGTTCTCCATCATCCCCGTGAAGTCCGCGGCCAGCCCGGCCGGGTCGGCGACGATGTCGGCGGTGCCCAGCAGGGCGGAGGCGACGGCCGTGACCTCTTTCACCTCCCAGTCCGTGCCGACACCCCGGGCGTCACAGGTGAACCGGCCCGCGCAGGCGTCCAGCGCCGCCCGCAGGTCCTCCGGCGCCTCGTGCTCGTTGCGCCCGTCGGTCAGCAGGATGCCGTGCCGCAGACCCACCCCGGTGGTGCCGAACAGCCGGTCGGCGAGCCTGAGCCAGGTGCCGATCGCCGTACCGCCTCCCGCGCTCAGCCCGCGCAGCGCGTCCTTGGCCTGCGCCTTGGTCAGACGGTCGGCCTTGGCGAGCCGGCCATTGCCCGGGTAGACGTCCTTCGCCACGTGCGTACCGGCCACCACCGCGAAGAGGGTGCCGTCGCGCAGGGTGTCGATGGCCGCCGCCGTGGCGTCCCGGGCGTTGCGCATCTTCGTGGGCGGGTAGTCCATCGAGCCGGAGCAGTCGACCATGAGCACGACCGCCGTGTTCGACGCGGGCGCCACGCCCCCGGCGAGCGGCACACCCCCGGACGTGCCGCCGCCCGTGGACGTGACCGTGACGATCGCGTTGACCTCGCGGCCCCCCTCGGGGAGGTAGCTGTTCTGGTACACGTCCACGGAGAACTGCGGCTCTTGCGACTTGGAGAAGTTGGCCATGGAGCGGCTCCTCGGTGCCCCACCGGTGGGACGGATACGGGTGTGCGGTTGACGCACCGGACGACGTACCTGCCCGGGCGGGCGACCTCGCCGGGAACCTGGGTGCCCGGTGCGGGGAAGCGGCCGGGAAAGGCCGGAAAGCAGCTGTAAAACAGTCAGGATCGGTCGGGATCGGTCTGGGGTGGTCCGGAAGGCCTCAGGAGGCGGTCCGGGAGACGCCGGACGCGGCTTCGCGGGTGGCTGGGCGTCAGCCGGGAGCATCAGCCGGAGTGTGCCCCGGCGGGCTGTACGGCGAACGGCAGCAGCGCCACCGTTACGTTGTCGTGGCCCCCGCCGTCGAGCGCGTGGCCCACCAGCACCCGCGCACCGTGCAACGGGCGTTCGTGGGCGTCCCGGGGCAGGGCGGCGGCCATCTCCTCGGCGGTCTCCGCGTAGTTCCACAGACCGTCGGTGCAGACCACCACCGTGCCCGGCCGGTCCGGCTTGAACGCGGCGGTGTGCGGGTCGAGTTCGTAGGCGTCGGCGCCGAGCCAGCCGGTGATCGCGTGGGCGCGCTCGTCCGCGTACGCCTGCTCCTCGCTCATCAGCCCGGCCGCCACCATCTGCGCGGCCCAGGAGTCGTCCTCGGTGAGCCTGACGGGCTGCTCCGTACGGTCGGACGGCACCCAGTAGACGCGGCTGTCGCCGACCCAGCCGACGACCAGCAGACCACCGGCGGCGACCGCGCCGACCAGCGTGCAGGCCGGAGCGTTCTGGTGGCGGTGCGGGTCGTGCTCCGCCGCGCCCTCCTGCTCCTCGGCCAGGGCGTTGACTGCCCGGGAGGCCGCGACGATCGCGTCGTGCATCGCCTGCTGCGGGTGTTTGCCGCGCGGCAGCGACTCCAGGAGGGACTCGTCGGCGGCGGCAGCTGCGGCGGCCGAGGCCTCGTCGGGCCGGTGCGCCGAGGACACCCCGTCACAGACGATCGCGACGACGGCGGGCGAACCGTCCGGCAGTGCGGTGGCCGACACCGCGAAGGAGTCCTCGTTGCGGTGGTGGCGCAGTCCGCGGTCGCTGACCGCCGCGACCGGACCGAGCTCCCGCTCCATGTGGTCGCGTTCGCGCGGCTGGGCGTGGCCACAGGTCTCGCAGTACCCGTCGGCGTCGACCCGGCCGGCCCGGCAGGCGACACAGAGCCTCGCACCGGCGGCGGCGCCCGCCCCGGTCGCGGCGCCCGCACCGCGCGGGTCGGAGGCGGATGCGCCGCCCTCCGGAACGGCGGCCGGTGCGAGACCGGGGGTGGGTTCGGGTGCGGCGAGCTCGAAGTCCCCGGAGGCGTCGGTGCCGGTGGCGGAGCCCGCGCCGGTGCGCGGCTGTCCCGGCGCGGCCCGGTCGTCGTGCCGCACGGCGGGCGGTACGACGACCGGCGCGGCGGATGCGGCGAGTGCCGCCGGGGCGGCCGCACGGGCGGGCAGCGGGTGCCCCGCGGAGTCGACGCCCGGGAGGTCGGCCGGGCGGTGGACGGGCGCGGGCTGGTCCGAGGTGTCGGTCTCGGAGGCCTCCGGCCACTGGGTCGCCGCAGGCGTGGCCGGAGCCACCGGTGGCGCGGCCGGTACCGGAGGAGCCGACGGCGCAGGCGCAGGCGTGATCGCCATCGTCGGCCGGTCGCCCGGCCGTTCGGGCACGGCCGACAGGTCGTAGCCGCAGGCGCCGCAGAACAAATCGGCCGGCTCCAGCGGCTCCGCACAGCCGGGGCACGTCGGCAGGGAGGCCGTCTGCTGGTGGATCTGTGACATCTTCACACCCACGTCCGGGGGCGGAAACGGTTGGCCCGCTCCACCAGTTCGATCCTCTCGTCGCCCCGCTGAGCCAGCCGGGCGAGCATCCGATAAGAGCGTTCCAGCCCGAACCGGAGCCCCCGCTCGTCCAGTTCGCTGCCGAGCAGCTTCCGCGCGGCCGGCCCGGAGACCGCAGGGCCCGCGGACACCCGGGCGGGTCCTGTGGAGAGTACCCAGTCCAGCGCGGTCCCCAGCACCTCGGTCGAGAGCCGTTCGCGGCGCACCGCGTCCAGCCCCAGCCCGGCCAGTGCCGTGATCTGGTCCGACGCGGCCGCCAGGTCGTCCGCCAGCGGCTCCGCGGGGTCCCGCCCGCGCAGCCGCGCGCGGACCGAGGCGACCCGGGCGGCCGTGAAGTGGATCGAGGCGGCGGGCACCGACTCCAGCGTGCGTACCGCGCCGGTACGGTCCCCGGCGGCGAAGCGCACCCGGGCGAGCCCGAACGCGGCGCTGACGAAGCTCGGATCGGTGGTCCAGACGAGGTGGTAGTAGTCGGCGGCGTTGTCCAGCTGCCCCAGCACCTCCGCGCAGATCCCGAGCGCCAGCTTGGGCGCCGGTTCGCCCGGGAACGCGTCGTACACCGCGTCGAAGGAGAGCGCCGCGCGCTCGCGGTCGCCGGTCACCAGGGAGACCACCCCCCGGTACCAGACCACCCGCCAGTCGTCCGGGTACCGGGCCTCCAGCTCACCCAGCACATGGGCGGCCGCCGGGTACTCCGCCAGCTCCAGCAGGGCGCGCAGTTCGCGCAGCCGGGTCTCCGGCGAGGGGGCGGGGACGGTGCGCAGCGCGCCGATCAGCTCCGTGGGGGCCGCCGCCATCACCCCGGCCAGGAAGCCGGCGTTGGGGTCGCTCGCGTCGACGCGCGGCACCGGCAGCGAGAGCGCGGTGCGGCCCGCGTCGAGCCCGCCGAGCCACTGGCCGGCTCCGGCCGGTCCCGCGCCCGCACCGGACGGCGTCACCGGAGCGCCCGTCGCCGGGCGCGCCGCGGGGAGGTGCGGGCCGGCGGCCGAGGGGGCGCCGCCCCACGCCCGGCCCGCCGAGCCGCTCGCGTGGGTGGGCGGGGCCGTCAGCGCCGCCGCCGAGGGCTGAGGCTGGTACCCGGCCGGCACGTATCCGGCGGGCGGAGTGTGTCCGGAAGGCTGGGTGTGTCCGGACGACTGCGTGTGTGCCGGGGGAGGCGCGTACCCGGGGGCGGGCTGCGCGTACCCCGGGGGCTGCGGCCCGACCGCTCCGGTCCGGGCCGCAGGGACCGCGCCGTACGGGCCGGAGCCCACCGGCAGCGCCGCCGCGACCGCCGGGACGGCCGCGCCCGGGGCCACGGACCCGGTGGGCTTGCGGCTCCGCTTCGGGCGGCGCGCGGACGGGGCACGACGGCTGCCGAGGCGCGAGACGTCGCCGGTCAGCTCGGCGAACAACTCCGTGTCCGTCACCCGCAGTTCCGGGCCGAACAGGGTGGACAGGGCCGGGCGCGGGCGCCCCGACTGGAGCGAGACGACCTCCCGCAGCACCCCCGTCAGCTGCTCGGCCATCTCCTCCGCCGAGGCGAAACGCCGCGCGGGGTCGGGATCGGTGGCGCGTACCAGCAGCCGGTAGAAGGACTCGTACGTCCGGAAGACCTCTATGTTCTCCGGGTCCGGCAGCGAGTCCACGAAGACGTTGGTGTAGCCCTGGAAGTCGAAGGTGAGCACCGCGAGGGTGCGCGCCACCGTGTACAGGTCGGAGGCGACCGACGGGCCGACCTCCCCGACCTCGGGGGCCTGGTAGCCCACCGTGCCGTAGATGGCCGACTCCTCGTCGTCCATCCGGCGCACCGCGCCCATGTCGATCAGCTTGAGCTGGTTCTCCGTCTGGATCGCGTTGTCGACCTTGAAGTCGCAGTAGAGGAGGTTGCGGCTGTGCAGGTGGCCGAGCGCCTCCAGCGCCTCGATCCCGTACGCGCACGCCTGCTCCACCGGCAGCGGATCGCGCCTCCCGGACGGTGTGCGGCGGTCGTTGGCGATCTCCTTGAGGGCCTTGCCGCCGACGTACTCCATCACGATGTATCCGTCCAGCGAACCGGTCCGCTGGTCGAGGTGCTCGACGAAGTTGTAGATCCGGACGATGTTGGAGTGCTCGATCTCCGCGAGGAAGCGGCGCTCCGAGATCGCCGCCGCCATGGCGTCCTGGTCACCGGTGTCCAGCAGGCCCTTGAGGACCACCCAGCGGTCGGAGACGGCCCGGTCCACCGCGAGGTACACCCAGCCCAGCCCGCCGTGCGCGAGGCAGCCCGCCACTTCGTACTGCCCGTGCACCACGTCACCGCCGCGCAGCTTCGGTACGAAGGAGTACGGGTGTCCGCACTTGGTGCAGAACCCCTCCGTGCGGCCGGGCCGTTCGCCGCGCGCCCGGCCCACCGGCGCCCCGCAGTCCGAGCGCGAGCAGAACCGCTTCCGCTCGGGGACCTCCGGGTTCGCCATCACGGCCGCCCGCGGGTCGGGGCGCGGTACGTCCGGCACCTGCACCAGACCCGCGCCGAGGCGCCCCCGGCCGGAGGCCCCGGCCGAGGCGCCCGAGGCCCGCACCGACACGGACGGCGCGCTCCCCGCCCCGGCGGACAGGCCCCGCGACAGCCGGCCCGAGACGGACCGACGCGAGGTCGAGGACCGCGAGGAGGCGCGGGCCGAAGCGCGCGAACCGGCCGGCGAGGAGGCCGAACCGCCGCGCGCCGCACCCGCGATCCCGGTGGGCGGCGAGGCGACCATGCCGTTCGGGGAGACGACGGGGGCCAGACCGCAGGTGTCGCAGTACAGCTCCCCCTCGCCCATGTCCTCGTAGGAGCCCTCGCACGTGGGGCGCTGGCACCGGGTACTCATCGTGTCTCCCCCTCGTCGCGGGGCCGGTCCTCGGGCGAGGACGTCCGGCCCGGCGCCATCATCTCGGTGGCCGCGTGCTGGTAGCGCAGCACCGCCTGCCCGGCGACCCGCAGATCGCAGGGCGCGCTCCACAGCATCCGGCGGGCCGCGTCGTACCGCTCGATCAGCAGCGGGTCCTCCGCGAGCCCGTGCCGCGCCACCTTCGCGCGGTACGCGTCGAGCCGGCCCCGCAGCTCCGCCCGCACGGCGAGCGGCGCGGTGACCGAGGTCAGCGACTCGCGGGCGCGCAGCAGTTCCTCCTCCGCCTCCCGCTCCAACTGTTCGAGCAGCGGCGGGAGCCGGTGCCAGCGGGCGTGCCTGCGGTGCTCGGAGGCGGCGGCCAGCCGCTCCTGGAGCGCGGTCGGCGGGCCGCTGACCGCCGGCACCTCCGAGGCCGCGATCTTCGCCAGTACCTCGACCCGGGCGACCCGCGCTTCGGCCAGCGTGCGGTCCGCGCGCGACAGCACGTCCCGCAGCCGCGCGAGCCGGTGTTCGGCGTCCCGCCGGACGGCGAGGACCGCCTCGATCTCCCGTCGCACCTCCTCCAGCGCGAGGGCCGCCCGGTCGTACCGCGCGGTGTCCGCGCGACCGCCGCCCGGCGCCGCGCTGCCGGAGCCCGGCAGCCAGAACGCCAGCGGGTCGGCGATGACCTGGGCCCGCAGCCCGGCCAGCTCCTGGGTGATCGACTCCAGGTCGTCGCCGGACGGGTGCTCGCCCGGCCTGACCCCGACGGAGTGGGCCAGCGAGCGGGTGCGGTGGAGTTCGGCGGCGAGCAGGTCGATCCGGGCGGGCAGCGCCGACCAGACGGAGTCGGAGGCCACCACCATGTCCAGCGAGCGCGCGTAGAGCGTGTTCATCCGGCCCACCAGCTCCTCCAGCGAGAAGCGCTCGGCGAGCCGGGCCGGACCGGCGACCGAGGGATCGGGCGCCACCGCCCCGTGCGCCACGGTGATCTCCCTGCCCCGGAGCAGCCCGGTGAGGGTCTGCAGGTCGTCCCGGTTGGGGTGCCGCCTGCGGGCGCGCACCGCGCGCGCCTCACCGAGCGCGTCGGCGTACGCGTCGAAGTACCCCCAGAGCAGGGTGATCGAGCGCTCGGTGGTCGCCCAGCGCTCCTTGGTCACCCCGGTCAGGTCGGCGCCCTCCAGCAGACGCCGGCCCGCGTGGTCCTGCAGGGCGAGGAGCGAGGTCTCGATCGCCTCGTGCTCCGCGCCGAGCCGGGCCAGCGCACGGTCCGCCTCGTCCCGGTCCATGACCGGTCCCGGGGGCCTTGCCGCGTAGCCGGGAAAGGGTCCCGCGACGCCCATCGCTCACCTCTCCGCTCTCCCCGACGGCCCGTGGGCCCGCCGGGATCAGTTGCTCCGGTACGTGGGCGCCGGGGGCGCCGTGATGCCGGGCAGTCCGGCCTCCAGCCACGTGCGGTACGAGCGCATCCACGGGCTCCCCGCACCGCCGCCGCGGTAGTCCGCCAGCACCTGGTTGACCCGGGCCACCAGGTCGTCGGAGCCGAGCTTGGCGGCGACACCGTAGTACTCCGTGGTGAACGGGCCGCCCTTGAGCTCCACCGTCGGGTCCTGGGCCACCTGGCCCGCCGCCAGCGCGTTGTCCGTCACCACGGCGTCCACCTCGCCGAGCTGGAGCCGTACCAGGCAGTCGAGCTGACTGGGAACGGTCAGCCGGTCCTCGTCCTCGGCGGTGCCGTCGTGCGCGTCCTCGAAGACCGCGCCGTACGACTGCTTCCTCAGGGCCTCGTAGGCGGTGGAGCCCTCGGCGGTGCAGACCCGCTTCCCACGCAGCGAGGCGTTGTACCCGGTGATGTCCGAGGCCACCGGGGCGAGCACCTGCTGACCCGCCTGGAAGTAGGCGGTGGAGAACGCGACCTGCTTCAGCCGCGCGCAGTTGATCGTCATCGTCCGCACCACCACGTCGACCCGGCCGCTCTCCAGCGCCGCGATCCGCTGGCTGGTCGGGATGGCGCGGAACACCACCTTGGAGGAGTCGCCGAGGATGTCCCGGGCGATGGCCCGGACGAGGTCGATGTCGAAGCCCTCCAGCTTCCCGGTCGCCGGATTGCGGTAACCCCAGCGGTAGCTGTTCTGGTCCACCCCGGCGATGAGCTTGCCGCGCTCCTTGATCCGCGCCACCCCCGGCCCGTCGGTCCGGGACGGCGGCAGGCTCGCCTCCGGCTCGTCGCAGGTGTCCGCGCGCACCTGGGTGGCCGGGGCCGCACCCGGTCCGGAGCCGCCGGCGAAGGAGCCGGAGGTCTCGTGCCCGAGCGGCAGCAGGGCGAACAGGGCGGTGAGCACACAGGCCACGGCCATGGCCGTCACCCCGCCCCAGCCGCGCAGGCCGCCCCCGCCGGTCCGTGTCCACGTCGGTGTCCGTGTCATCGTCTCTCCTCCCCCCGCTCCTGCCTGAGCCGGCTCCGCGGCCGGTACGGGTGCTCGCTCGTTCACCGGTACTCCCCGAGTCTCCGGCCGGTCCCCGTGATCGCGGCGACCGCTCCCAGCAACGCCAGGACCCCCGCCCCGACCGGCAGCCCGTCCAGTGCGCCGCGGCCCTTCCCGGCCGCCGCGTCGAACTGCTCCTGCTCGTGGGCCAGGGCCGTCTCCAGGGCCGCGTCCACCTTCGAGAAGCACTCGCCGGTGGAGTCCTTCGCCCCGACGACCAGGGCGAGCGCGCCCTCGTAGTCCCCGCCGTCGTCGGTCGCGCGGGCGTCGGCGTGGCGCTTCTGCCACTCCGTCACGCTGCCGACGGCGGTCGCCACCGGGGCGCTCCCGAGGTCGTCGTCCGCCAGCTTCCCCGCCCTGTCCAGCTCGGTGCGGAGCGTGTCCATGTCCGAGGCGTAGTCGGTCTGGTACTGGTCGGCGGAACCGTCGGCGGTGAGCACCGCGCCCCGGGCGACCAGGGTGAGGTTCTCGTTGGCGCGCGCCTTGAGGGAGGCGATCCGGGCATCGTTCAGCACGTCGAGCGAGGCCTGGCCGTTCGTCATGGCGTCGTGCAGCTCGGTCCTGGCCAGCGTCTGGCCGACGGCCAGCCACACCAGTACGGCGGCGGTCGCGGCGGTCGCGGCGAGCAGGCCGGGGCTGAAGACCCGGTTGGT
The DNA window shown above is from Streptomyces sp. NBC_00247 and carries:
- a CDS encoding tetratricopeptide repeat protein, producing MSTRCQRPTCEGSYEDMGEGELYCDTCGLAPVVSPNGMVASPPTGIAGAARGGSASSPAGSRASARASSRSSTSRRSVSGRLSRGLSAGAGSAPSVSVRASGASAGASGRGRLGAGLVQVPDVPRPDPRAAVMANPEVPERKRFCSRSDCGAPVGRARGERPGRTEGFCTKCGHPYSFVPKLRGGDVVHGQYEVAGCLAHGGLGWVYLAVDRAVSDRWVVLKGLLDTGDQDAMAAAISERRFLAEIEHSNIVRIYNFVEHLDQRTGSLDGYIVMEYVGGKALKEIANDRRTPSGRRDPLPVEQACAYGIEALEALGHLHSRNLLYCDFKVDNAIQTENQLKLIDMGAVRRMDDEESAIYGTVGYQAPEVGEVGPSVASDLYTVARTLAVLTFDFQGYTNVFVDSLPDPENIEVFRTYESFYRLLVRATDPDPARRFASAEEMAEQLTGVLREVVSLQSGRPRPALSTLFGPELRVTDTELFAELTGDVSRLGSRRAPSARRPKRSRKPTGSVAPGAAVPAVAAALPVGSGPYGAVPAARTGAVGPQPPGYAQPAPGYAPPPAHTQSSGHTQPSGHTPPAGYVPAGYQPQPSAAALTAPPTHASGSAGRAWGGAPSAAGPHLPAARPATGAPVTPSGAGAGPAGAGQWLGGLDAGRTALSLPVPRVDASDPNAGFLAGVMAAAPTELIGALRTVPAPSPETRLRELRALLELAEYPAAAHVLGELEARYPDDWRVVWYRGVVSLVTGDRERAALSFDAVYDAFPGEPAPKLALGICAEVLGQLDNAADYYHLVWTTDPSFVSAAFGLARVRFAAGDRTGAVRTLESVPAASIHFTAARVASVRARLRGRDPAEPLADDLAAASDQITALAGLGLDAVRRERLSTEVLGTALDWVLSTGPARVSAGPAVSGPAARKLLGSELDERGLRFGLERSYRMLARLAQRGDERIELVERANRFRPRTWV
- a CDS encoding glutamate ABC transporter substrate-binding protein is translated as MTRTPTWTRTGGGGLRGWGGVTAMAVACVLTALFALLPLGHETSGSFAGGSGPGAAPATQVRADTCDEPEASLPPSRTDGPGVARIKERGKLIAGVDQNSYRWGYRNPATGKLEGFDIDLVRAIARDILGDSSKVVFRAIPTSQRIAALESGRVDVVVRTMTINCARLKQVAFSTAYFQAGQQVLAPVASDITGYNASLRGKRVCTAEGSTAYEALRKQSYGAVFEDAHDGTAEDEDRLTVPSQLDCLVRLQLGEVDAVVTDNALAAGQVAQDPTVELKGGPFTTEYYGVAAKLGSDDLVARVNQVLADYRGGGAGSPWMRSYRTWLEAGLPGITAPPAPTYRSN